In one Pungitius pungitius chromosome 13, fPunPun2.1, whole genome shotgun sequence genomic region, the following are encoded:
- the itsn1 gene encoding intersectin-1 isoform X4, translating into MAQFPTTFTDVFLISVDERAKHDQQFLSLSPTPGGYITGDQARNFFLQSGLPPPVLAQIWALADMNSDGRMDIHEFSIAMKLIKLKLQGHPLPPALPPSMKQPQLTLPPQGGFGMPPMPSMPTISAPLSAVPPLPLPPLPVGVSPPLGSSAPPPLPPPIANGAPPTGMMQPTSGFPAASVNKSSSFNRSSAKLQKGTSVDVTSVLPPCDWAVPQSSRLKYRQLFNSHDKMMSGHLTGPQARTILMQSSLPQGQLATIWSLSDIDQDGKLTAEEFILAMHLIDMAMSGLPLPPVLPPDYLPPTFRRVRSDSVQSDQKSVQEEAEEEAESSQDKRLPVTFEDKKRENFERGNLELEKRRQALQELQRKEQERLAALEREEQERKERERLEQERRRQHELEKQLERQRELERQREEERRKEIERREAAKRELERQRQLEWERQRRQELLTQRNREQESIVLLKARKKTLEFELEALNDKKSQLEGKLKDVRFRLSAQRREVEQTNMTRETRIAEITLLQQQLQDSQQWLGRLIPDKQSLNEELQQVQQNSLHRDSLSSLQKAVEQKESSRQQLREQLDAVERETRAKLLEIDAFNTQLKSLCEFYGNHCARIEALQRQLQEEQRGRQELREIHSRQQRQKQRELEGDTHTLTHTHPHMHTPIERKSAELQDSRLSSEEALSWRDEAASSAPNAPSPPSISAPHAWLNRVAQEEEERKRRGTEEDEEEEDDDEEEGRKAAGLSEEKEDEGRGKKEVQEKLSKLFSQPADPWGSTGEKAPVPGLFDHKSPVPGLFDQKAPVPGLFDHKSPAPGLFDQKAPVPGLFDHKAAVPGLFDQKTPVSSFDQQPVKVVYYRALYPFDARSHDEISIAPGDVIMVDESQTGEPGWLGGELRGRTGWFPANYAERIPDSEAPVSLRATASAPPTAAQQPLTTPPPAPGHAASSSSSATSANSNWADFSTTWPSSAGGQSESEGWDAWPTTSTSQNPSLSVPSAQLRQRSAFTPATMTTGSSPSPVLGQGEKVEGLQAQALYPWRAKKDNHLNFNKNEIITVLEQQDMWWLGELQTGQRGWFPKSYVKLISATMTPPPGAAPRIKNTSEPPVSESPPNGKRPSPSPTKPSESGEEYVAMYTYESSEQGDLSFQQGDVVVVTRKEGDWWTGMVGGKTGVFPSNYVKPRDFASEALGPAGKTGSLGKKPEIAQVIAPYSATGAEQLTLAPGQLILIRKKNPGGWWEGELQARGKKRQIGWFPANYVKLLSPSTSKTTPTEPTPPKLAPPSSGPHAAVCQVIGMYDYVAQNDDELAFQKGQVITVLNKDDCDWWKGELNGREGLFPSNYVKLTTDTDPSTQWCADLHLLDMLSPMERKRQGYIHELIVTEENYVNDLQLVTEIFHKPLLDCELLTEKEVAMIFVNWKELIMCNIKLLKALRVRKKMSGDRMPVKMIGDILTNQLPHMQPYIRFCSCQLNGATLIQQKTDDNPEIKDFLKRLAMDSRCKGMPLSSFLLKPMQRVTRYPLIIKNIIENTPESHPDNSHLKAALEKAEELCSQVNEGVREKENSDRLEWIQAHVQCEGLSEQLVFNSVTNCLGPRKFLHSGKLFKAKSSKELYGFLFNDFLLLTQVTKPLGWSGSDKVFSSKTHLQYRMYKTPIFLNEVLVKLPTDPSGDEPLFHISHIDRVYTLRAESINERTAWVQKIKAASELFIETEKKKREKAYLVRSQRATGIGRLMVNIVEGIELKPCRSHGKSNPYCEVTMGSQCHITKTLQDTLNPKWNSNCQFFIKDLEQDVLCVTVFERDQFSPDDFLGRTEIRLAEIKKDQGSKGPITKRLLLHEVPTGEIVVRLDLQLFEEP; encoded by the exons ATGGCACAGTTCCCCACCACGTTCACGG ATGTGTTCCTGATCTCAGTGGACGAGAGAGCCAAACATGATCAGCAGTTTCTCAGCCTCTCTCCGACTCCCGGGGGTTACATCACAG GCGACCAAGCCAGGAACTTCTTCCTTCAATCAGGTCTTCCCCCGCCCGTCCTGGCCCAGATCTG GGCTCTGGCCGACATGAACAGCGACGGCCGGATGGACATCCACGAGTTCTCCATCGCCATGAAGCTCATCAAGCTGAAACTCCAGGGTCACCCTCTGCCCCCCGCGCTTCCCCCCAGTATGAAACAACCCCAGCTGACTTTACCCCCGCAGGGCGGCTTCG GCATGCCCCCCATGCCCTCCATGCCCACCATCTCAGCCCCCCTGTCGGCcgtgccccccctgcccctcccgcCCCTCCCCGTCGGAGTGTCCCCTCCGCTCGGCTCGTCCGcccctcctccgctgcctccgCCCATCGCCAACGGAGCCCCTCCCACAGGCATGATGCAGCCCACCTCGGGCTTCCCAG CCGCCTCGGTCAACAAGTCCTCGTCCTTCAATCGCTCCAGTGCCAAGTTGCAGAAGGGGACGTCCGTGGACGTTACGAG CGTTCTGCCGCCCTGTGATTGGGCGGTTCCTCAGTCCTCAAGGCTCAAGTACAGACAGCTTTTTAACTCCCACGACAAGATGATGAGTGGCCACCTcacgg gtcCCCAGGCTCGTACCATCCTGATGCAGTCCAGTCTCCCTCAGGGCCAGCTGGCCACCATATG GAGCCTCTCTGATATCGACCAGGATGGGAAGCTAACAGCGGAGGAGTTTATCTTAGCCATGCACCTCATAGATATGGCCATGTCCGGTCTCCCGCTGCCCCCTGTCCTACCACCAGATTACCTCCCCCCCACATTCAG GCGCGTGCGGAGCGACAGTGTTCAGTCGGACCAGAAGAGCGtccaggaggaggcggaggaggaggcggagagcAGCCAGGACAAGAGACTACCAG TGACGTTTGAGGACAAGAAAAGGGAGAACTTTGAGCGAGGGAACCTGGAGTTGGAGAAGAGGCGTCAGGCTCttcaggagctgcagaggaaggagcaggagaggctggcagcgctggagagagaggagcaggagagaaag gaGCGTGAGCGtctggagcaggagaggaggcgaCAGCACGAGTTGGAGAAGCAgctggagagacaaagagagctgGAGAGGCAGcgcgaggaggagagacgcaAAGAGATAGAGAGGAGAGAG GCTGCCAAGCGTGAATTGGAGCGTCAGCGTCAGTTGGAGTGGGAGCGTCAGCGGCGCCAGGAGCTTCTGACTCAAAGAAACCGAGAGCAGGAGAGCATTGTGTTGCTCAAAGCCCGGAAGAAGACCCTGGAGTTCGAGCTGGAGGCTCTG AATGACAAGAAGAGCCAGCTGGAGGGCAAACTGAAGGACGTTCGGTTTCGTCTGTCGGCTCAGCGGAGAGAGGTGGAGCAGACCAACATGACCAGGGAAACGCGCATCGCTGAGATCACGCTGCTgcaacagcagctgcag GACTCCCAGCAGTGGTTGGGGAGGCTGATTCCTGATAAACAGAGTCTCAACGAGGAGCTGCAACAGGTTCAACAGAACAGTCTGCATC GCGACAGCCTGTCGTCCCTGCAGAAGgccgtggagcagaaggagagcagcagacagcagctcCGAGAGCAGCTGGACGCggtggagagagagacgagggcCAAGCTGCTGGAGATCGACGCCTTCAACACCCAGCTGAAG TCTCTGTGTGAGTTCTATGGCAACCACTGTGCCAGGATAGAAGCCCTGCAACGCCAGCTTCAGgaagagcagagagggagacag gagctgagggAGATCCACAGCcggcagcagaggcagaagcagagggagctggagggagacacgcacacactgacacacacacaccctcacatgcACACCCCCATCGAGAGGAAGTCCGCCGAGCTGCAGGACAGCAG GTTGTCATCAGAGGAGGCCTTGTCCTGGAGGGACGAAGCTGCAAGCTCCGCCCCCAACGCCCCGagccccccctccatctctgcgccccacgcctgGCTGAACAGAGTGGctcaggaagaggaggagaggaagaggagagggacggaagaggacgaggaggaggaggacgacgacgaggaggagggccgGAAGGCTGCGGGATTgtcagaagagaaggaggacgaAGGGAGAGGCAAGAAGGAGGTGCAGGAGAAACTGAGCAAGCTGTTCAGCCAGCCGGCCGACCCCTGGGGCTCAACAG GGGAGAAAGCTCCGGTACCCGGTCTGTTTGACCACAAGTCTCCTGTACCGGGCCTGTTTGACCAGAAAGCACCCGTACCGGGCCTGTTTGACCACAAGTCTCCGGCACCGGGTCTGTTTGACCAGAAAGCTCCTGTACCCGGTCTGTTTGATCACAAGGCCGCGGTACCGGGTCTGTTTGACCAGAAGACCCCGGTCAGTAGCTTCGACCAGCAGCCAGTGAAGGTGGTCTACTACAGGGCTCTGTATCCGTTTGATGCCCGCAGCCATGACGAGATCAGCATCGCCCCCGGAGACGTTATCATG gtGGATGAATCCCAGACGGGGGAGCCGGGATGGCTGGGGGGAGAGCTCAGGGGCCGGACCGGTTGGTTTCCGGCCAACTACGCGGAGCGGATACCGGACAGCGAAGCACCGGTCAGCCTGCGCGCGACGGCCTCAGCGCCGCCCACCGCCGCCCAGCAGCCCCTGACCACGCCTCCCCCGGCACCCGGacacgccgcctcctcctcctcttccgcgACCTCCGCCAACAGCAACTGGGCCGACTTCAGCACCAC TTGGCCGTCCAGCGCCGGCGGCCAATCGGAGAGCGAGGGGTGGGACGCGTGGCCGACCACCTCGACCAGTCAGAACCCCTCGCTCAGCGTTCCGTCGGCGCAGCTGAGGCAACGCTCCGCCTTCACGCCGGCTACCATGACGACgggctcctccccttccccggtGCTGGGCCAG GGGGAGAAGGTCGAGGGTCTGCAGGCTCAGGCTTTGTATCCCTGGAGAGCAAAAAAGGACAACCACCTGAACTTCAACAAAAATGAG ATCATCACGGTGTTGGAGCAGCAGGACATGTGGTGGTTAGGTGAACTGCAGACCGGACAGAGAGGCTGGTTCCCCAAAAGTTACGTGAAGCTCATCTCCGCGACCATGACGCCGCCCCCTGGTGCCGCGCCACGCATCAAAAACACTAG TGAGCCTCCGGTATCAGAAAGCCCCCCCAACGGAAAACGCCCGTCCCCTTCCCCGACCAAACCCTCCGAGTCTGGAGAAG AGTACGTGGCCATGTACACCTACGAGAGCAGCGAGCAGGGGGACCTGAGCTTCCAGCAAGGGGACGTCGTCGTGGTGACCAGGAAAGAAGGGGATTGGTGGACGGGCATGGTCGGGGGCAAGACCGGCGTCTTCCCCTCCAATTATGTCAAACCGCGGGACTTTGCTTCAGAg GCTTTGGGACCAGCGGGGAAGACGGGAAGCCTGGGAAAGAAACCGG AGATCGCGCAGGTGATCGCCCCCTACAGTGCTACAGGAGCAGAGCAGCTGACGCTGGCTCCAGGACAGCTCATCCTCATCAGGAAAAAGAACCCGGGGGGCTGGTGGGAGGGCGAGCTCCAG GCTCGGGGGAAGAAGCGGCAGATCGGATGGTTTCCGGCCAACTACGTGAAGCTGCTCAGTCCCAGCACCAGCAAGACGACGCCCACTGAGCCCACCCCTCCAAAACTGGCTCCGCCCAGCTCGGGTCCTCACGCAG ctGTGTGTCAGGTGATCGGCATGTACGACTACGTGGCCCAGAACGACGACGAGCTGGCCTTCCAGAAGGGTCAGGTGATCACGGTGCTCAACAAGGACGACTGTGATTGGTGGAAGGGCGAGCTCaacgggagggaggggctgtTCCCTAGCAACTACGTCAAACTCACCACAGACACCGACCCGAGCACGCagt GGTGCGCTGACCTCCACCTGCTGGACATGCTGAGCCccatggagaggaagaggcagggCTACATCCACGAGCTCATCGTCACCGAGGAGAACTACGTCAACGACCTGCAGCTCGTCACGGAG ATCTTCCACAAACCTCTGCTGGACTGCGAGCTGCTGACGGAGAAGGAGGTGGCCATGATCTTCGTCAACTGGAAGGAGCTCATCATGTGCAACATCAAACTGCTCAA ggctCTGAGAGTGAGGAAGAAGATGTCGGGCGACCGGATGCCCGTGAAGATGATCGGTGACATCCTGACCAACCAGCTGCCTCACATGCAGCCGTACATCAG gttctGTTCGTGTCAGCTGAACGGAGCCACGTTGATTCAGCAGAAAACTGACGACAACCCCGAGATCAAAGACTTCCTGAAG AGGTTGGCGATGGATTCCAGGTGTAAAGGGATGCCTCTCTCCAGCTTCCTGCTCAAACCCATGCAGAGGGTCACGCGCTACCCGCTCATCATCAAGAAC ATCATAGAAAACACTCCAGAGTCTCATCCAGACAACAGCCACCTGAAAGCTGCTCTGGAGAAGGCCGAGGAGCTGTGCTcacag GTGAACGAGGGCGTCCGGGAGAAGGAGAACTCCGATCGCCTGGAGTGGATTCAGGCTCACGTCCAGTGTGAAGGCCTGTCTGAG CAACTGGTGTTCAACTCGGTCACCAACTGCCTCGGCCCCCGCAAGTTCCTCCACAGCGGGAAGCTGTTCAAAGCCAAGAGCAGCAAGGAGCTCTACGGCTTCCTGTTCAACGACTTCCTGCTGCTCACTcag GTCACCAAACCTTTGGGCTGGTCGGGCTCCGACAAAGTCTTCTCCTCCAAAACACACCTGCAGTACCGCATGTACAAGacg CCCATCTTCCTGAACGAGGTTCTGGTGAAGCTGCCCACGGACCCGTCGGGGGACGAGCCGCTCTTCCACATCTCCCACATCGACCGGGTGTACACGCTGCGAGCGGAGAGCATCAACGAGAG GACGGCGTGGGTCCAGAAAATCAAAGCGGCTTCGGAGCTCTTCATCgagacggagaagaagaagagggagaaggccTACCTAG TCCGTTCTCAGAGAGCCACGGGCATCGGGAGGCTGATGGTCAACATCGTGGAGGGAATCGAGCTCAAACCCTGCCGCTCCCACG gaaaGAGTAACCCGTACTGTGAGGTCACCATGGGCTCTCAGTGCCACATCACAAAAACCTTACAG gACACACTGAATCCAAAGTGGAACTCCAACTGTCAGTTTTTCATAAAGGACCTCGAGCAGGACGTCCTCTGCGTCACCGTGTTTGAGCGGGACCAGTTCTCACCTGACG ACTTCCTGGGCAGGACAGAGATCCGGTTGGCCGAGATCAAAAAGGACCAAGGCTCCAAAGGACCAATCACCAAGCGGCTGCTGCTCCACGAGGTTCCCACGGGGGAGATCGTGGTCAGGCTGGACCTCCAGCTGTTTGAGGAGCCGTAG
- the itsn1 gene encoding intersectin-1 isoform X1 yields MAQFPTTFTDVFLISVDERAKHDQQFLSLSPTPGGYITGDQARNFFLQSGLPPPVLAQIWALADMNSDGRMDIHEFSIAMKLIKLKLQGHPLPPALPPSMKQPQLTLPPQGGFGMPPMPSMPTISAPLSAVPPLPLPPLPVGVSPPLGSSAPPPLPPPIANGAPPTGMMQPTSGFPAASVNKSSSFNRSSAKLQKGTSVDVTSVLPPCDWAVPQSSRLKYRQLFNSHDKMMSGHLTGPQARTILMQSSLPQGQLATIWSLSDIDQDGKLTAEEFILAMHLIDMAMSGLPLPPVLPPDYLPPTFRRVRSDSVQSDQKSVQEEAEEEAESSQDKRLPVTFEDKKRENFERGNLELEKRRQALQELQRKEQERLAALEREEQERKERERLEQERRRQHELEKQLERQRELERQREEERRKEIERREAAKRELERQRQLEWERQRRQELLTQRNREQESIVLLKARKKTLEFELEALNDKKSQLEGKLKDVRFRLSAQRREVEQTNMTRETRIAEITLLQQQLQDSQQWLGRLIPDKQSLNEELQQVQQNSLHRDSLSSLQKAVEQKESSRQQLREQLDAVERETRAKLLEIDAFNTQLKELREIHSRQQRQKQRELEGDTHTLTHTHPHMHTPIERKSAELQDSRLSSEEALSWRDEAASSAPNAPSPPSISAPHAWLNRVAQEEEERKRRGTEEDEEEEDDDEEEGRKAAGLSEEKEDEGRGKKEVQEKLSKLFSQPADPWGSTGEKAPVPGLFDHKSPVPGLFDQKAPVPGLFDHKSPAPGLFDQKAPVPGLFDHKAAVPGLFDQKTPVSSFDQQPVKVVYYRALYPFDARSHDEISIAPGDVIMVKGEWVDESQTGEPGWLGGELRGRTGWFPANYAERIPDSEAPVSLRATASAPPTAAQQPLTTPPPAPGHAASSSSSATSANSNWADFSTTWPSSAGGQSESEGWDAWPTTSTSQNPSLSVPSAQLRQRSAFTPATMTTGSSPSPVLGQGEKVEGLQAQALYPWRAKKDNHLNFNKNEIITVLEQQDMWWLGELQTGQRGWFPKSYVKLISATMTPPPGAAPRIKNTSEPPVSESPPNGKRPSPSPTKPSESGEEYVAMYTYESSEQGDLSFQQGDVVVVTRKEGDWWTGMVGGKTGVFPSNYVKPRDFASEALGPAGKTGSLGKKPEIAQVIAPYSATGAEQLTLAPGQLILIRKKNPGGWWEGELQARGKKRQIGWFPANYVKLLSPSTSKTTPTEPTPPKLAPPSSGPHAAVCQVIGMYDYVAQNDDELAFQKGQVITVLNKDDCDWWKGELNGREGLFPSNYVKLTTDTDPSTQWCADLHLLDMLSPMERKRQGYIHELIVTEENYVNDLQLVTEIFHKPLLDCELLTEKEVAMIFVNWKELIMCNIKLLKALRVRKKMSGDRMPVKMIGDILTNQLPHMQPYIRFCSCQLNGATLIQQKTDDNPEIKDFLKRLAMDSRCKGMPLSSFLLKPMQRVTRYPLIIKNIIENTPESHPDNSHLKAALEKAEELCSQVNEGVREKENSDRLEWIQAHVQCEGLSEQLVFNSVTNCLGPRKFLHSGKLFKAKSSKELYGFLFNDFLLLTQVTKPLGWSGSDKVFSSKTHLQYRMYKTPIFLNEVLVKLPTDPSGDEPLFHISHIDRVYTLRAESINERTAWVQKIKAASELFIETEKKKREKAYLVRSQRATGIGRLMVNIVEGIELKPCRSHGKSNPYCEVTMGSQCHITKTLQDTLNPKWNSNCQFFIKDLEQDVLCVTVFERDQFSPDDFLGRTEIRLAEIKKDQGSKGPITKRLLLHEVPTGEIVVRLDLQLFEEP; encoded by the exons ATGGCACAGTTCCCCACCACGTTCACGG ATGTGTTCCTGATCTCAGTGGACGAGAGAGCCAAACATGATCAGCAGTTTCTCAGCCTCTCTCCGACTCCCGGGGGTTACATCACAG GCGACCAAGCCAGGAACTTCTTCCTTCAATCAGGTCTTCCCCCGCCCGTCCTGGCCCAGATCTG GGCTCTGGCCGACATGAACAGCGACGGCCGGATGGACATCCACGAGTTCTCCATCGCCATGAAGCTCATCAAGCTGAAACTCCAGGGTCACCCTCTGCCCCCCGCGCTTCCCCCCAGTATGAAACAACCCCAGCTGACTTTACCCCCGCAGGGCGGCTTCG GCATGCCCCCCATGCCCTCCATGCCCACCATCTCAGCCCCCCTGTCGGCcgtgccccccctgcccctcccgcCCCTCCCCGTCGGAGTGTCCCCTCCGCTCGGCTCGTCCGcccctcctccgctgcctccgCCCATCGCCAACGGAGCCCCTCCCACAGGCATGATGCAGCCCACCTCGGGCTTCCCAG CCGCCTCGGTCAACAAGTCCTCGTCCTTCAATCGCTCCAGTGCCAAGTTGCAGAAGGGGACGTCCGTGGACGTTACGAG CGTTCTGCCGCCCTGTGATTGGGCGGTTCCTCAGTCCTCAAGGCTCAAGTACAGACAGCTTTTTAACTCCCACGACAAGATGATGAGTGGCCACCTcacgg gtcCCCAGGCTCGTACCATCCTGATGCAGTCCAGTCTCCCTCAGGGCCAGCTGGCCACCATATG GAGCCTCTCTGATATCGACCAGGATGGGAAGCTAACAGCGGAGGAGTTTATCTTAGCCATGCACCTCATAGATATGGCCATGTCCGGTCTCCCGCTGCCCCCTGTCCTACCACCAGATTACCTCCCCCCCACATTCAG GCGCGTGCGGAGCGACAGTGTTCAGTCGGACCAGAAGAGCGtccaggaggaggcggaggaggaggcggagagcAGCCAGGACAAGAGACTACCAG TGACGTTTGAGGACAAGAAAAGGGAGAACTTTGAGCGAGGGAACCTGGAGTTGGAGAAGAGGCGTCAGGCTCttcaggagctgcagaggaaggagcaggagaggctggcagcgctggagagagaggagcaggagagaaag gaGCGTGAGCGtctggagcaggagaggaggcgaCAGCACGAGTTGGAGAAGCAgctggagagacaaagagagctgGAGAGGCAGcgcgaggaggagagacgcaAAGAGATAGAGAGGAGAGAG GCTGCCAAGCGTGAATTGGAGCGTCAGCGTCAGTTGGAGTGGGAGCGTCAGCGGCGCCAGGAGCTTCTGACTCAAAGAAACCGAGAGCAGGAGAGCATTGTGTTGCTCAAAGCCCGGAAGAAGACCCTGGAGTTCGAGCTGGAGGCTCTG AATGACAAGAAGAGCCAGCTGGAGGGCAAACTGAAGGACGTTCGGTTTCGTCTGTCGGCTCAGCGGAGAGAGGTGGAGCAGACCAACATGACCAGGGAAACGCGCATCGCTGAGATCACGCTGCTgcaacagcagctgcag GACTCCCAGCAGTGGTTGGGGAGGCTGATTCCTGATAAACAGAGTCTCAACGAGGAGCTGCAACAGGTTCAACAGAACAGTCTGCATC GCGACAGCCTGTCGTCCCTGCAGAAGgccgtggagcagaaggagagcagcagacagcagctcCGAGAGCAGCTGGACGCggtggagagagagacgagggcCAAGCTGCTGGAGATCGACGCCTTCAACACCCAGCTGAAG gagctgagggAGATCCACAGCcggcagcagaggcagaagcagagggagctggagggagacacgcacacactgacacacacacaccctcacatgcACACCCCCATCGAGAGGAAGTCCGCCGAGCTGCAGGACAGCAG GTTGTCATCAGAGGAGGCCTTGTCCTGGAGGGACGAAGCTGCAAGCTCCGCCCCCAACGCCCCGagccccccctccatctctgcgccccacgcctgGCTGAACAGAGTGGctcaggaagaggaggagaggaagaggagagggacggaagaggacgaggaggaggaggacgacgacgaggaggagggccgGAAGGCTGCGGGATTgtcagaagagaaggaggacgaAGGGAGAGGCAAGAAGGAGGTGCAGGAGAAACTGAGCAAGCTGTTCAGCCAGCCGGCCGACCCCTGGGGCTCAACAG GGGAGAAAGCTCCGGTACCCGGTCTGTTTGACCACAAGTCTCCTGTACCGGGCCTGTTTGACCAGAAAGCACCCGTACCGGGCCTGTTTGACCACAAGTCTCCGGCACCGGGTCTGTTTGACCAGAAAGCTCCTGTACCCGGTCTGTTTGATCACAAGGCCGCGGTACCGGGTCTGTTTGACCAGAAGACCCCGGTCAGTAGCTTCGACCAGCAGCCAGTGAAGGTGGTCTACTACAGGGCTCTGTATCCGTTTGATGCCCGCAGCCATGACGAGATCAGCATCGCCCCCGGAGACGTTATCATG GTGAAGGGGGAATGG gtGGATGAATCCCAGACGGGGGAGCCGGGATGGCTGGGGGGAGAGCTCAGGGGCCGGACCGGTTGGTTTCCGGCCAACTACGCGGAGCGGATACCGGACAGCGAAGCACCGGTCAGCCTGCGCGCGACGGCCTCAGCGCCGCCCACCGCCGCCCAGCAGCCCCTGACCACGCCTCCCCCGGCACCCGGacacgccgcctcctcctcctcttccgcgACCTCCGCCAACAGCAACTGGGCCGACTTCAGCACCAC TTGGCCGTCCAGCGCCGGCGGCCAATCGGAGAGCGAGGGGTGGGACGCGTGGCCGACCACCTCGACCAGTCAGAACCCCTCGCTCAGCGTTCCGTCGGCGCAGCTGAGGCAACGCTCCGCCTTCACGCCGGCTACCATGACGACgggctcctccccttccccggtGCTGGGCCAG GGGGAGAAGGTCGAGGGTCTGCAGGCTCAGGCTTTGTATCCCTGGAGAGCAAAAAAGGACAACCACCTGAACTTCAACAAAAATGAG ATCATCACGGTGTTGGAGCAGCAGGACATGTGGTGGTTAGGTGAACTGCAGACCGGACAGAGAGGCTGGTTCCCCAAAAGTTACGTGAAGCTCATCTCCGCGACCATGACGCCGCCCCCTGGTGCCGCGCCACGCATCAAAAACACTAG TGAGCCTCCGGTATCAGAAAGCCCCCCCAACGGAAAACGCCCGTCCCCTTCCCCGACCAAACCCTCCGAGTCTGGAGAAG AGTACGTGGCCATGTACACCTACGAGAGCAGCGAGCAGGGGGACCTGAGCTTCCAGCAAGGGGACGTCGTCGTGGTGACCAGGAAAGAAGGGGATTGGTGGACGGGCATGGTCGGGGGCAAGACCGGCGTCTTCCCCTCCAATTATGTCAAACCGCGGGACTTTGCTTCAGAg GCTTTGGGACCAGCGGGGAAGACGGGAAGCCTGGGAAAGAAACCGG AGATCGCGCAGGTGATCGCCCCCTACAGTGCTACAGGAGCAGAGCAGCTGACGCTGGCTCCAGGACAGCTCATCCTCATCAGGAAAAAGAACCCGGGGGGCTGGTGGGAGGGCGAGCTCCAG GCTCGGGGGAAGAAGCGGCAGATCGGATGGTTTCCGGCCAACTACGTGAAGCTGCTCAGTCCCAGCACCAGCAAGACGACGCCCACTGAGCCCACCCCTCCAAAACTGGCTCCGCCCAGCTCGGGTCCTCACGCAG ctGTGTGTCAGGTGATCGGCATGTACGACTACGTGGCCCAGAACGACGACGAGCTGGCCTTCCAGAAGGGTCAGGTGATCACGGTGCTCAACAAGGACGACTGTGATTGGTGGAAGGGCGAGCTCaacgggagggaggggctgtTCCCTAGCAACTACGTCAAACTCACCACAGACACCGACCCGAGCACGCagt GGTGCGCTGACCTCCACCTGCTGGACATGCTGAGCCccatggagaggaagaggcagggCTACATCCACGAGCTCATCGTCACCGAGGAGAACTACGTCAACGACCTGCAGCTCGTCACGGAG ATCTTCCACAAACCTCTGCTGGACTGCGAGCTGCTGACGGAGAAGGAGGTGGCCATGATCTTCGTCAACTGGAAGGAGCTCATCATGTGCAACATCAAACTGCTCAA ggctCTGAGAGTGAGGAAGAAGATGTCGGGCGACCGGATGCCCGTGAAGATGATCGGTGACATCCTGACCAACCAGCTGCCTCACATGCAGCCGTACATCAG gttctGTTCGTGTCAGCTGAACGGAGCCACGTTGATTCAGCAGAAAACTGACGACAACCCCGAGATCAAAGACTTCCTGAAG AGGTTGGCGATGGATTCCAGGTGTAAAGGGATGCCTCTCTCCAGCTTCCTGCTCAAACCCATGCAGAGGGTCACGCGCTACCCGCTCATCATCAAGAAC ATCATAGAAAACACTCCAGAGTCTCATCCAGACAACAGCCACCTGAAAGCTGCTCTGGAGAAGGCCGAGGAGCTGTGCTcacag GTGAACGAGGGCGTCCGGGAGAAGGAGAACTCCGATCGCCTGGAGTGGATTCAGGCTCACGTCCAGTGTGAAGGCCTGTCTGAG CAACTGGTGTTCAACTCGGTCACCAACTGCCTCGGCCCCCGCAAGTTCCTCCACAGCGGGAAGCTGTTCAAAGCCAAGAGCAGCAAGGAGCTCTACGGCTTCCTGTTCAACGACTTCCTGCTGCTCACTcag GTCACCAAACCTTTGGGCTGGTCGGGCTCCGACAAAGTCTTCTCCTCCAAAACACACCTGCAGTACCGCATGTACAAGacg CCCATCTTCCTGAACGAGGTTCTGGTGAAGCTGCCCACGGACCCGTCGGGGGACGAGCCGCTCTTCCACATCTCCCACATCGACCGGGTGTACACGCTGCGAGCGGAGAGCATCAACGAGAG GACGGCGTGGGTCCAGAAAATCAAAGCGGCTTCGGAGCTCTTCATCgagacggagaagaagaagagggagaaggccTACCTAG TCCGTTCTCAGAGAGCCACGGGCATCGGGAGGCTGATGGTCAACATCGTGGAGGGAATCGAGCTCAAACCCTGCCGCTCCCACG gaaaGAGTAACCCGTACTGTGAGGTCACCATGGGCTCTCAGTGCCACATCACAAAAACCTTACAG gACACACTGAATCCAAAGTGGAACTCCAACTGTCAGTTTTTCATAAAGGACCTCGAGCAGGACGTCCTCTGCGTCACCGTGTTTGAGCGGGACCAGTTCTCACCTGACG ACTTCCTGGGCAGGACAGAGATCCGGTTGGCCGAGATCAAAAAGGACCAAGGCTCCAAAGGACCAATCACCAAGCGGCTGCTGCTCCACGAGGTTCCCACGGGGGAGATCGTGGTCAGGCTGGACCTCCAGCTGTTTGAGGAGCCGTAG